One part of the Solanum dulcamara chromosome 8, daSolDulc1.2, whole genome shotgun sequence genome encodes these proteins:
- the LOC129899167 gene encoding oligouridylate-binding protein 1B-like isoform X2, whose product MQNQRLKQQQQQALMQQALLQQQSLYHPGLLAPPQIEPIPSGNLPPGFDPSTCRSVFVGNIHPQVTEPLLQEVFSSTGLVEGCKLIRKEKSSYGFIHYYDRRSAALAIVTLNGRHLFGQPIKVNWAFASGQREDTSSHFNIFVGDLSPEVTDAMLFACFSVFPGCSDARVMWDQKTGRSRGFGFVSFRNQQDAQSAINDLTGKWLGSRQIRCNWATKGANSNDDKQSSDAKSVVELTNGSSDGKEAANSDAPENNPQYTTVYVGNIAPEVTQLDLHRYFHALGAGVIEEIRIQRDKGFGFVRYNTHAEAALAIQMGNTHSVLGGRQIKCSWGNKPTPPGATSNPLPPPAPTPLGISATDLLAYERQLAMSKMGGVPGLMGQYPLKQASMGMASGASQAIYDGGFQNVAAQQLMYYQ is encoded by the exons ATGCAGAATCAGAGGctgaagcaacaacaacagcaagcTTTGATGCAACAAGCGCTTCTTCAACAACAGTCTCTGTATCACCCTGGCCTCTTAGCTCCTCCGCAG ATTGAGCCAATACCTAGTGGAAATCTGCCTCCTGGGTTTGATCCAAGCACCTGCCGCAGTGT GTTTGTTGGGAATATTCACCCGCAAGTGACTGAACCTCTTCTTCAGGAAGTTTTCTCTAGTACTGGTCTTGTGGAAGGATGTAAGCTGATAAGGAAGGAAAAG TCATCTTATGGTTTCATCCATTACTATGATCGTAGATCAGCTGCACTTGCTATAGTCACTCTTAATGGAAGGCATCT GTTTGGGCAGCCTATTAAAGTTAATTGGGCTTTTGCCAGTGGACAGAGGGAGGACACTTCAA GTCACTTTAATATATTTGTTGGTGATCTAAGCCCGGAAGTTACTGATGCAATGCTGTTTGCTTGCTTCTCGGTTTTCCCTGGTTGCTC TGATGCAAGGGTAATGTGGGATCAAAAGACTGGGCGTTCTAGGGGTTTTGGTTTTGTTTCTTTCCGTAACCAACAG GATGCTCAAAGTGCCATCAACGATTTAACAG GCAAATGGCTTGGTAGTAGGCAGATACGTTGCAACTGGGCTACCAAAGGTGCTAACTCAAATGACGACAAACAGAGTTCTGATGCCAAAAGTGTTGTGGAATTAACAAATGGTTCATCAG ATGGTAAAGAGGCAGCGAATAGTGATGCTCCAGAAAATAATCCACAATACACCACTGTTTATGTGGGAAATATTGCTCCAGAG GTAACACAGCTTGATCTCCATCGCTACTTTCATGCCCTTGGTGCAGGAGTGATTGAGGAAATTCGAATTCAGCGTGATAAAGGGTTTGGTTTTGTAAGATACAATACTCATGCTGAGGCAGCGTTAGCAATTCAAATGGGAAATACCCACTCAGTTCTGGGTGGAAGGCAGATTAAG TGTTCGTGGGGTAACAAGCCAACTCCACCTGGAGCAACCTCGAACCCACTTCCTCCACCAGCTCCCACACCATTAGGTATTTCAGCCACTGACCTTTTGGCATATGAGAGACAGCTAGCTATGAGCAAGATGGGTGGTGTCCCAGGCCTCATGGGTCAATATCCTTTGAAGCAAGCATCAATGGGGATGGCCTCTGGAGCAAGCCAAGCTATATATGATGGTGGTTTCCAGAATGTTGCTGCACAACAGCTCATGTATTATCAGTGA
- the LOC129899167 gene encoding oligouridylate-binding protein 1B-like isoform X1: MQNQRLKQQQQQALMQQALLQQQSLYHPGLLAPPQIEPIPSGNLPPGFDPSTCRSVFVGNIHPQVTEPLLQEVFSSTGLVEGCKLIRKEKSSYGFIHYYDRRSAALAIVTLNGRHLFGQPIKVNWAFASGQREDTSSHFNIFVGDLSPEVTDAMLFACFSVFPGCSDARVMWDQKTGRSRGFGFVSFRNQQDAQSAINDLTGKWLGSRQIRCNWATKGANSNDDKQSSDAKSVVELTNGSSEDGKEAANSDAPENNPQYTTVYVGNIAPEVTQLDLHRYFHALGAGVIEEIRIQRDKGFGFVRYNTHAEAALAIQMGNTHSVLGGRQIKCSWGNKPTPPGATSNPLPPPAPTPLGISATDLLAYERQLAMSKMGGVPGLMGQYPLKQASMGMASGASQAIYDGGFQNVAAQQLMYYQ, encoded by the exons ATGCAGAATCAGAGGctgaagcaacaacaacagcaagcTTTGATGCAACAAGCGCTTCTTCAACAACAGTCTCTGTATCACCCTGGCCTCTTAGCTCCTCCGCAG ATTGAGCCAATACCTAGTGGAAATCTGCCTCCTGGGTTTGATCCAAGCACCTGCCGCAGTGT GTTTGTTGGGAATATTCACCCGCAAGTGACTGAACCTCTTCTTCAGGAAGTTTTCTCTAGTACTGGTCTTGTGGAAGGATGTAAGCTGATAAGGAAGGAAAAG TCATCTTATGGTTTCATCCATTACTATGATCGTAGATCAGCTGCACTTGCTATAGTCACTCTTAATGGAAGGCATCT GTTTGGGCAGCCTATTAAAGTTAATTGGGCTTTTGCCAGTGGACAGAGGGAGGACACTTCAA GTCACTTTAATATATTTGTTGGTGATCTAAGCCCGGAAGTTACTGATGCAATGCTGTTTGCTTGCTTCTCGGTTTTCCCTGGTTGCTC TGATGCAAGGGTAATGTGGGATCAAAAGACTGGGCGTTCTAGGGGTTTTGGTTTTGTTTCTTTCCGTAACCAACAG GATGCTCAAAGTGCCATCAACGATTTAACAG GCAAATGGCTTGGTAGTAGGCAGATACGTTGCAACTGGGCTACCAAAGGTGCTAACTCAAATGACGACAAACAGAGTTCTGATGCCAAAAGTGTTGTGGAATTAACAAATGGTTCATCAG AAGATGGTAAAGAGGCAGCGAATAGTGATGCTCCAGAAAATAATCCACAATACACCACTGTTTATGTGGGAAATATTGCTCCAGAG GTAACACAGCTTGATCTCCATCGCTACTTTCATGCCCTTGGTGCAGGAGTGATTGAGGAAATTCGAATTCAGCGTGATAAAGGGTTTGGTTTTGTAAGATACAATACTCATGCTGAGGCAGCGTTAGCAATTCAAATGGGAAATACCCACTCAGTTCTGGGTGGAAGGCAGATTAAG TGTTCGTGGGGTAACAAGCCAACTCCACCTGGAGCAACCTCGAACCCACTTCCTCCACCAGCTCCCACACCATTAGGTATTTCAGCCACTGACCTTTTGGCATATGAGAGACAGCTAGCTATGAGCAAGATGGGTGGTGTCCCAGGCCTCATGGGTCAATATCCTTTGAAGCAAGCATCAATGGGGATGGCCTCTGGAGCAAGCCAAGCTATATATGATGGTGGTTTCCAGAATGTTGCTGCACAACAGCTCATGTATTATCAGTGA